The following proteins are encoded in a genomic region of Cyclonatronum proteinivorum:
- a CDS encoding M20/M25/M40 family metallo-hydrolase, producing the protein MNNFLLKIQLLFVFTAAVLFTAAPAWTQSIDEPTVNMDMVNTFIEEGIERSQIMDMASYLTDVIGPRLTNSPQMYRANEWAAEMMESFGLQNVYQHEWGPFGRGWELTRFAMHAQSDQTYFPVIAYPKAWSPGYDEAVSGEVVFLEITEEKDFDYWRGRLEGKFVMIAEPAEPQLHWDAIARRHTDESLLRLANATQRIATGQQGGQSPNAAWIARQQAAYERAQFLMEERPLAILDESYRGWSGQVAISGATLPAPPGTPWGERPRPHQIDAPTPVPQVSLAREHYGRIFRMLQHGKTVELEMDLRVRFQEENLMGWNTIGSIPGTDPDLKDEFVVIGAHLDSWHTGTGATDNAAGSVVMLEAMRILQEAGVAPRRTIKIALWSGEEQGLIGSREFVETYLARPEGNPASPSSITRLDGYDKFSAYFNVDNGAGQIRGIYLQQNDAVRNLFRTWLLPFADWGTETVSWANTGSTDHVVFDRVGLPGFQFIQDPLEYFTLSHHSNMDTYERLVPQDLMRNAVIVATFAYHTAMLDERLPRKPGPELSAN; encoded by the coding sequence ATGAACAACTTCTTACTAAAAATACAGCTCCTGTTTGTATTCACAGCTGCCGTACTGTTTACCGCAGCTCCGGCATGGACACAGTCCATCGATGAGCCCACCGTTAACATGGATATGGTCAACACCTTCATCGAAGAGGGCATAGAGCGCTCACAGATTATGGATATGGCAAGCTATCTCACCGATGTGATTGGTCCCCGTCTTACCAATTCCCCGCAGATGTACCGAGCCAACGAGTGGGCTGCGGAGATGATGGAAAGCTTCGGCCTGCAAAATGTGTATCAGCATGAGTGGGGACCGTTCGGTCGCGGCTGGGAGCTCACCCGCTTTGCCATGCATGCACAAAGCGATCAGACGTATTTTCCGGTTATCGCGTACCCGAAAGCATGGTCGCCCGGTTATGATGAAGCTGTAAGCGGGGAAGTCGTTTTTCTCGAAATTACAGAGGAGAAAGATTTTGATTACTGGCGCGGCAGGCTGGAAGGTAAATTCGTGATGATCGCCGAGCCCGCCGAGCCGCAGCTGCACTGGGACGCTATTGCCCGCCGGCATACCGATGAGAGCCTCCTTCGTCTGGCCAATGCTACGCAGCGCATTGCTACTGGTCAGCAAGGCGGACAAAGCCCGAACGCAGCCTGGATTGCGCGTCAGCAAGCGGCTTATGAGCGTGCACAGTTTCTGATGGAAGAAAGGCCCCTTGCAATTCTTGATGAAAGTTACCGCGGCTGGAGCGGTCAGGTTGCCATTTCAGGTGCTACATTGCCTGCGCCTCCGGGTACGCCCTGGGGTGAGCGTCCGCGTCCGCATCAGATCGACGCCCCGACACCTGTGCCGCAGGTATCTCTTGCACGGGAGCATTACGGCCGCATTTTCCGCATGCTGCAACACGGCAAAACCGTTGAGCTGGAAATGGACCTGCGTGTGCGCTTTCAGGAAGAGAACCTTATGGGCTGGAACACCATCGGCTCCATTCCCGGCACAGATCCTGATCTGAAAGATGAATTTGTTGTAATCGGCGCGCACCTTGACAGCTGGCATACCGGGACCGGTGCAACCGATAATGCTGCGGGTTCTGTCGTTATGCTTGAAGCCATGCGCATTTTGCAGGAAGCCGGTGTCGCACCACGGCGGACCATTAAAATCGCACTGTGGAGCGGGGAAGAACAGGGGCTGATCGGAAGCCGCGAGTTTGTAGAAACCTACCTGGCACGGCCCGAAGGCAATCCGGCTTCGCCTTCTTCCATTACAAGACTCGATGGTTATGATAAATTCTCGGCCTACTTCAATGTGGATAATGGTGCGGGGCAAATCCGCGGCATTTATCTGCAGCAAAATGACGCTGTGCGCAATCTCTTCCGCACCTGGTTGCTGCCGTTTGCCGACTGGGGTACCGAGACGGTTTCATGGGCCAATACCGGATCAACCGATCACGTGGTGTTTGACCGCGTAGGTTTGCCCGGCTTTCAGTTTATTCAGGATCCGCTCGAGTACTTCACGCTCAGCCATCACTCCAATATGGATACGTACGAGCGCCTTGTTCCGCAGGACCTTATGCGCAATGCCGTGATTGTTGCAACCTTCGCGTACCACACGGCTATGCTTGATGAGCGCCTGCCGCGCAAACCGGGTCCGGAGCTGAGCGCAAATTAA
- a CDS encoding energy transducer TonB, producing MKRNVISLFGHSLSYHQRMKCAIAVALLLLILAFRLGDWKPETQQLSGMVWDELIIDDVSITVQAEVPPPPPRPRFAPPEISDRVLEDEPDFTEFDLLTDFEGFEAPQQAQQGVVGNPDRPARVRRIVEAVTPQEARELDFQVEVQVTLLVNEEGRVEEVTISAIHRIGPDGTREQIPAIGYGIMEESIRAASNWVFMPAQHNGAAVPTYSRHRFLF from the coding sequence ATGAAGAGAAACGTAATTTCACTTTTCGGGCATAGTCTAAGCTATCATCAGCGGATGAAATGTGCAATCGCTGTGGCCTTACTGTTGTTGATTCTGGCTTTTCGTTTAGGGGACTGGAAACCCGAAACACAGCAACTGAGCGGGATGGTGTGGGATGAACTCATCATTGATGACGTTTCCATTACCGTACAAGCTGAAGTGCCCCCGCCTCCCCCGCGCCCCCGTTTTGCGCCTCCCGAGATTAGTGACCGGGTGCTGGAAGATGAGCCGGATTTCACCGAATTCGATCTCCTAACGGACTTTGAAGGGTTTGAAGCGCCGCAACAGGCACAACAAGGTGTTGTGGGCAACCCTGACAGACCCGCGCGCGTCCGCAGAATTGTTGAGGCCGTAACCCCGCAGGAAGCCCGGGAGCTTGATTTTCAGGTCGAGGTACAGGTTACCCTTTTGGTTAATGAAGAAGGCCGGGTAGAAGAAGTCACCATTTCAGCCATACATCGCATCGGTCCCGATGGTACGCGTGAACAGATTCCGGCCATAGGGTATGGCATTATGGAAGAAAGCATTCGCGCGGCAAGCAATTGGGTCTTCATGCCAGCACAGCATAACGGCGCAGCGGTACCTACGTACTCAAGACACCGTTTTTTGTTTTAG
- a CDS encoding lysophospholipid acyltransferase family protein produces MNKLFSALLWLAYGLSFIPSFLFAFLIRIFTFMFDPHHRLPNAVMMFFGKSIIVLNPLWKRHYHNLEKLTDGKPGMIRIANHQSFLDMPLLATLPVNMKWVSKKELFKIPIVGWLMYSAGHISVDRGSKGAAKSLLKMKAPIKDGTSVMIFPEGTRTRDGNLKPFKKGAFHASIDNQFPIQPLVVEGTFDCIKPDTWEMNLRGDLHVSVLDPVYPADFDSVNTYAAHVHQLVSEELTRLRKLKASDKR; encoded by the coding sequence ATGAATAAATTGTTCAGCGCACTCTTGTGGCTCGCTTACGGACTGTCCTTCATTCCTTCTTTCCTTTTCGCATTTCTTATCCGGATCTTCACCTTTATGTTCGATCCGCATCATCGTTTGCCGAATGCCGTGATGATGTTTTTCGGCAAATCCATCATTGTGCTTAACCCGCTCTGGAAGCGTCATTATCACAATCTGGAAAAACTGACCGATGGCAAACCCGGCATGATCCGGATTGCAAATCACCAGAGTTTTCTGGATATGCCTTTGCTTGCAACCTTGCCGGTAAATATGAAGTGGGTTTCAAAAAAAGAACTGTTCAAAATTCCTATCGTGGGCTGGCTGATGTACAGTGCCGGGCATATTTCCGTAGACCGCGGATCGAAGGGCGCGGCTAAATCATTGCTCAAAATGAAAGCGCCCATCAAAGACGGTACAAGCGTGATGATTTTTCCTGAAGGTACCCGAACCCGCGACGGAAACCTGAAACCCTTTAAAAAAGGAGCGTTTCATGCATCAATTGACAATCAGTTTCCCATTCAGCCGCTTGTTGTTGAGGGCACCTTTGACTGTATCAAACCTGATACCTGGGAAATGAACCTGCGCGGCGACCTTCATGTGTCCGTACTTGACCCCGTTTATCCTGCCGATTTTGATTCAGTTAATACCTACGCGGCACATGTCCATCAGCTGGTATCTGAGGAGCTTACAAGGCTCAGAAAACTAAAGGCTTCTGATAAACGATAA
- the murQ gene encoding N-acetylmuramic acid 6-phosphate etherase — translation MSQTQHLSELLGRLETEQFNPATREIDLASPLEIAELMNAQDAEVAAAVGKQKHAIAQAIEQVAQSFKNGGRLIYAGSGTSGRLGILDASECPPTFGSPPEMVQGIIAGGQQAVFKAVEGAEDDLGQGAADVSALSLGPNDTLCGLAASGRTPYVLGAMAEGKRRGAATIFVCCVKPGQLPKELKPDILIAAEVGPEVIAGSTRLKSGTAQKMVCNMITTGAMIRLGKVWHNVMVDLQLSNQKLHERARRILVTYAGVSYDEAVALLQESHGHVKTALLMALSGLSAQQARRRLEASDGFIRKALTSTEKKSDE, via the coding sequence TTGTCACAAACCCAACATCTCTCAGAATTGCTCGGTCGACTTGAGACCGAGCAATTCAATCCCGCAACCCGGGAAATCGACCTTGCCTCCCCGCTTGAAATAGCGGAGCTGATGAATGCGCAGGACGCCGAAGTCGCCGCGGCTGTAGGGAAGCAAAAACACGCCATTGCTCAGGCGATAGAACAGGTTGCCCAATCCTTCAAAAATGGCGGACGCCTGATTTATGCCGGTTCCGGTACGAGCGGGCGCCTCGGTATTTTGGACGCATCTGAGTGTCCGCCTACTTTCGGAAGCCCCCCAGAAATGGTGCAAGGTATAATTGCAGGTGGTCAACAGGCTGTTTTTAAGGCGGTTGAAGGTGCAGAAGATGATCTCGGGCAGGGGGCAGCCGATGTCAGCGCGCTCAGCTTGGGGCCCAACGACACCCTTTGCGGCCTTGCTGCAAGCGGCAGAACGCCCTACGTTCTTGGCGCTATGGCCGAAGGCAAACGACGCGGCGCTGCCACTATCTTTGTGTGCTGCGTTAAGCCCGGACAACTCCCGAAAGAACTCAAACCCGACATTCTCATAGCGGCAGAAGTTGGTCCGGAAGTCATTGCCGGCAGCACCCGCCTTAAAAGCGGAACAGCCCAGAAAATGGTCTGCAACATGATTACAACAGGTGCGATGATTCGCCTTGGAAAAGTGTGGCACAATGTGATGGTTGACCTTCAGCTTTCCAATCAAAAACTGCACGAACGGGCACGACGCATACTCGTTACCTATGCCGGTGTGTCTTATGATGAAGCTGTAGCCTTACTGCAAGAAAGTCATGGGCATGTTAAAACCGCTTTGCTGATGGCGCTCAGCGGACTCAGCGCACAGCAAGCCCGCCGCAGACTTGAGGCAAGCGATGGATTTATCAGGAAAGCGTTAACTTCCACAGAAAAAAAATCAGATGAATAA
- the accC gene encoding acetyl-CoA carboxylase biotin carboxylase subunit, producing the protein MPEIKKVLIANRGEIAVRVIRSCRQLGIKTVAVYSEVDAGMPHVQLADEGVCLGEAASSKSYLVMEKILEAARVTGADAIHPGYGFLSENSVFAQKCKENDIIFIGPTPEAIEAMGDKTKARELMEANKVPLPPGTATALKDIAEAEMVAAQIGYPVMIKAAAGGGGKGMRIVYKKEDFASSIRTAKSEAMSAFGDDRVYVEKYLENPRHIEFQIIADTHGNVLHLFDRECSVQRRHQKVVEEAPSPFLDDDMRAAMAEVAVKAAQSCGYVGAGTVEFLADKHRNFYFLEMNTRLQVEHPVTEFITGLDLVALQLLVAEGKKLPIKQQDVTITGHSIECRICAEDPEENFMPSTGYLKRFKLPSGPGVRVDAGIEAGQTVTINYDPLLAKLVTYGKDRDEAIRRMRVALEEFQIDGCKTTIPFCHFTMLHPVFNSGTYDTHFIGSYYKPAELRMNEDVSHLAAALLHEHFVPEVHSAVPMNGKNKDPEFDEMAHASSLWWRNRRS; encoded by the coding sequence ATGCCTGAAATTAAAAAAGTATTAATCGCGAATCGTGGTGAAATAGCTGTTCGCGTCATTCGCAGCTGCCGGCAGCTTGGCATTAAAACAGTAGCGGTATATTCGGAAGTTGACGCCGGTATGCCGCATGTGCAGCTTGCTGATGAAGGGGTTTGTCTTGGTGAAGCGGCATCTTCAAAAAGCTATCTCGTGATGGAAAAAATCCTGGAAGCTGCCAGAGTAACCGGGGCAGACGCTATCCATCCGGGATACGGCTTCCTGAGTGAAAACAGTGTTTTTGCACAGAAATGTAAGGAAAATGACATCATTTTCATTGGTCCGACACCCGAAGCCATTGAAGCTATGGGTGACAAAACCAAAGCCCGCGAACTGATGGAAGCCAACAAAGTGCCCCTGCCGCCGGGTACTGCGACAGCTCTTAAAGACATTGCTGAAGCCGAAATGGTTGCCGCCCAAATCGGGTATCCCGTTATGATTAAAGCGGCTGCCGGAGGCGGTGGAAAGGGAATGCGGATTGTTTACAAAAAAGAAGATTTTGCATCAAGTATCCGTACGGCCAAATCTGAGGCAATGAGTGCTTTCGGGGACGATAGGGTTTATGTTGAAAAATACCTTGAAAACCCGCGGCACATTGAATTTCAGATAATTGCGGATACGCACGGAAATGTGCTGCACCTTTTTGACCGGGAATGCTCGGTACAGCGCCGCCATCAGAAAGTTGTTGAAGAGGCGCCAAGCCCGTTTTTAGATGACGATATGCGGGCAGCAATGGCAGAAGTTGCCGTTAAAGCCGCGCAAAGCTGCGGATACGTAGGCGCCGGTACCGTTGAATTTCTCGCGGATAAACACCGCAATTTCTACTTTTTGGAGATGAATACGCGCCTTCAGGTTGAGCACCCCGTCACGGAATTTATTACCGGTCTGGATTTGGTAGCTTTGCAGTTGCTCGTAGCCGAAGGTAAAAAGCTTCCGATCAAACAACAGGATGTCACCATTACAGGGCACTCCATCGAATGTCGTATTTGCGCCGAAGATCCCGAGGAAAACTTCATGCCAAGTACAGGCTACCTGAAACGTTTCAAACTGCCTTCAGGACCCGGCGTGCGTGTGGACGCGGGGATAGAAGCCGGGCAGACGGTTACGATCAACTATGATCCCTTACTCGCCAAACTCGTCACCTACGGTAAAGACCGCGACGAAGCGATCCGACGCATGCGGGTTGCCCTGGAAGAGTTTCAGATTGATGGCTGTAAAACAACGATTCCGTTCTGTCATTTCACCATGCTGCATCCGGTCTTTAATTCGGGTACCTACGACACCCATTTTATTGGCAGCTATTACAAGCCGGCCGAACTCCGTATGAATGAAGACGTCTCCCATCTTGCCGCAGCTTTATTGCATGAGCATTTCGTACCTGAAGTGCACTCAGCGGTGCCCATGAACGGAAAGAACAAAGATCCGGAATTCGATGAAATGGCGCACGCAAGTTCGCTGTGGTGGCGTAACAGACGCTCCTGA
- a CDS encoding esterase family protein has translation MECITEKWNSPSLGGEAVIRIYGNSGTPVLFFNTLCDASDADGQFLSSIAYQIENDYNIVFTLESPDYKLIFDTEQDPRKRLVEYLHLESFVIDELIPRILKKTGKPFIISAGVGAGGYLVTNMLLRHPSKFNKCIAIGGIYDMRPHFDGSVDEDYYYNNPIEYLPHLSDEFYLDDIRKTDIRIATYPGDDHYEEAEALSDYFDHRNVPHQFDVCHEGLSTDLETQKKLFSNHIP, from the coding sequence ATGGAATGTATCACAGAAAAATGGAATAGTCCCAGCTTAGGAGGTGAAGCCGTCATCAGAATTTACGGCAATAGCGGTACACCTGTACTTTTTTTCAATACGCTTTGTGACGCCTCCGACGCTGACGGTCAGTTTCTGTCAAGCATAGCCTACCAAATCGAGAATGATTACAATATTGTATTCACGCTTGAATCTCCGGATTACAAGCTCATCTTTGATACGGAACAGGATCCCCGCAAGCGCCTGGTAGAGTATCTTCATCTGGAAAGTTTTGTTATTGATGAACTTATACCTCGTATCCTGAAAAAAACGGGTAAACCCTTTATTATATCCGCCGGTGTAGGGGCAGGGGGGTATTTGGTAACAAATATGCTGTTACGTCACCCTTCCAAATTCAATAAATGTATTGCTATCGGTGGGATATACGATATGAGACCGCACTTCGACGGTTCTGTTGATGAAGACTACTATTACAACAATCCGATTGAATATCTTCCGCACCTTTCGGATGAATTCTACCTTGATGACATCCGCAAAACAGATATCCGGATTGCAACCTATCCGGGGGATGATCATTATGAGGAAGCCGAAGCCCTGTCTGACTATTTCGATCACCGGAATGTACCCCATCAGTTTGATGTATGCCATGAAGGGCTAAGCACAGATTTAGAAACCCAAAAAAAGCTGTTTTCCAATCATATACCCTGA
- a CDS encoding phytoene/squalene synthase family protein: MNGTQKYSLFTISLQSAMNYILKLPYSIIRPVYERTSFHTSVIAEVPAPDLRQAYTHCRLITREYAKTFYMATRLLPNKKQRSIFAIYALCRFIDDLVDEAEDLVRKEQLSTSQIVEMLDSWKDKLQRTYDGEVIEHPILLSMSDTLKAYHIPIELPFELMEGVCMDLTKNRYANFEELYEYSYKVASVVGLMVSEVFGYKDKKALDHAVSLGIAMQLTNILRDIGEDLTRNRIYLPQDELSEFGIMEKDLFEHRNDEKFKAFMEFQITRAERYYEDSDKGIPMLSRDSHYPVAMARLNYSKILNRIRENDYQVFTQRAYLSTAEKLSIIPKIWWDRRN, translated from the coding sequence ATGAACGGGACTCAAAAATACAGCCTTTTCACAATCTCACTTCAATCCGCTATGAATTATATCCTGAAGCTCCCTTATTCTATCATCAGGCCGGTCTACGAGCGCACTTCCTTTCACACTTCAGTCATTGCTGAAGTGCCAGCGCCAGATTTAAGGCAGGCTTACACACACTGCAGGTTGATTACACGGGAATATGCCAAGACCTTTTATATGGCAACACGGTTGCTTCCTAATAAAAAACAACGGTCAATATTCGCCATTTATGCACTCTGCCGTTTTATAGATGACCTTGTTGATGAAGCTGAAGATCTTGTGAGAAAAGAACAGCTAAGCACATCTCAGATTGTAGAGATGCTTGATAGCTGGAAGGATAAGCTTCAGCGGACGTATGATGGCGAAGTCATAGAGCACCCGATCTTACTCTCGATGTCAGATACGCTCAAAGCCTATCATATTCCGATCGAACTGCCTTTTGAACTGATGGAAGGTGTTTGTATGGATCTGACTAAAAACCGGTATGCAAATTTTGAAGAGCTTTACGAATACAGCTATAAAGTAGCTTCTGTTGTCGGCCTGATGGTAAGCGAAGTATTCGGCTACAAAGATAAAAAGGCGCTTGATCACGCGGTTTCTCTTGGTATAGCCATGCAGTTAACCAATATATTGCGTGACATTGGCGAAGACCTTACCCGAAACAGAATCTATCTGCCGCAGGACGAGCTGTCAGAATTCGGGATTATGGAGAAAGATCTGTTCGAGCACCGGAATGATGAAAAGTTCAAAGCTTTCATGGAGTTTCAGATCACGCGTGCTGAACGCTATTATGAAGACTCAGATAAAGGCATTCCCATGCTTTCCCGCGACAGCCACTATCCGGTAGCCATGGCAAGGCTGAATTACAGCAAAATTCTAAATCGTATCCGTGAAAATGACTATCAGGTTTTCACGCAGCGCGCGTATCTGAGCACGGCCGAAAAACTTTCCATTATTCCCAAAATTTGGTGGGACAGAAGGAATTAA
- a CDS encoding LacI family DNA-binding transcriptional regulator: protein MAKKITIYDVAKDAGVAISTVSRVLNGSPYVSEETKNKVQAAIDKLDFHPQVSARMLAKRQPQIIAVAVPTFTTPFFNEVLKGVKDEISKLDLDFIIYNTGSEDPEENFKRFVDRGIPDGLIVFSIDITEKVNKRLKDYDIPVILVGSNHPEYDYFYWDNYKGGYTAGKHLAQNGYRKIGFIRSHTKSSISDERERGFRDALAENGISLNDDMLVSGITRKHAGFSEEAGYEAIKILKERDAIPEALFCSNDAQAIGAIHALGEMGLSVPEDVAILGYDNIKISKYLNLSTMDQAMYDVGIRAIQRLSERYKDNNIKLKQTVIEPELIVRKSTKPKS, encoded by the coding sequence ATGGCAAAAAAAATAACCATTTACGATGTAGCAAAAGACGCAGGAGTAGCTATATCAACTGTTTCACGGGTTTTGAACGGTTCACCATACGTTTCAGAAGAAACCAAGAACAAGGTTCAGGCGGCCATCGATAAGCTTGATTTTCATCCGCAGGTAAGTGCGCGTATGCTGGCCAAAAGGCAGCCACAAATCATCGCTGTTGCCGTTCCAACGTTTACTACACCATTTTTTAATGAAGTGCTCAAAGGGGTCAAAGACGAAATCAGTAAACTTGACCTTGATTTTATTATCTACAATACCGGTTCTGAAGACCCGGAAGAGAATTTTAAACGCTTTGTGGATCGCGGTATCCCGGACGGGCTAATCGTTTTTTCTATCGATATTACTGAAAAAGTGAATAAGCGGCTTAAGGACTACGACATCCCCGTCATTTTGGTAGGTTCAAACCATCCTGAGTACGACTACTTTTATTGGGATAATTATAAAGGCGGCTATACTGCCGGTAAACATCTTGCCCAAAACGGCTACCGCAAAATTGGCTTTATCAGATCGCATACCAAATCCAGTATTTCCGATGAACGGGAACGCGGATTCAGGGACGCGCTCGCTGAAAACGGAATCAGTCTGAATGACGATATGCTCGTGAGCGGTATCACCAGAAAACATGCGGGCTTCAGTGAGGAAGCGGGTTATGAGGCCATCAAAATACTCAAAGAACGCGACGCAATTCCCGAAGCCCTGTTCTGTTCTAATGACGCGCAGGCCATCGGTGCCATTCACGCACTGGGCGAAATGGGCCTTTCCGTACCGGAAGATGTCGCCATTCTTGGCTACGACAACATTAAGATATCGAAGTACCTGAATCTCTCGACCATGGATCAGGCGATGTACGATGTGGGCATCCGGGCCATTCAGCGGCTTTCAGAGCGCTACAAGGATAACAATATCAAGCTCAAACAGACTGTAATTGAACCCGAGCTCATTGTGCGTAAATCTACCAAACCTAAATCATAG
- a CDS encoding phosphoribosylaminoimidazolesuccinocarboxamide synthase, producing MVNTDELLAHCISLSNPEGFDDPRRGKVRDVYALPGDKLAIVSTDRISAYDHILGEPIPCKGQILNLMAAWSLRQVQDIVPVHLIEVPHPNITIAKKCSPIAVEVVVRGHLTGHAWRQYQKGLRSVSGAAMPDGLREFDPFPEPIITPTTKAEAGHDEDISAEQIVASGLISEPVWKKISQTALQLFERGRKIAASRGLILADTKYEFGFNGQTLTLIDEIHTPDSSRYFYQEGFDELRAAGKAPVQLSKEYIREWLRENGFTGQPGEVMPQLPDEIRLNVFQKYARLYEQITGEAFTPVITPDFDYTLAAVLNKFMA from the coding sequence GTGGTCAATACAGACGAACTTCTCGCACACTGTATTTCCTTAAGCAACCCGGAAGGCTTTGATGATCCGCGCAGAGGAAAAGTACGGGATGTGTATGCGTTGCCGGGTGATAAACTCGCCATTGTTTCCACAGATCGTATCTCAGCTTATGATCACATACTTGGCGAACCGATTCCATGTAAAGGTCAGATTCTGAATCTTATGGCGGCCTGGTCGCTGCGGCAGGTTCAGGATATTGTGCCGGTTCATCTGATTGAAGTTCCGCATCCTAACATCACCATTGCGAAGAAATGCAGCCCCATTGCGGTTGAAGTCGTTGTTCGGGGACATCTGACCGGCCATGCATGGCGGCAGTATCAGAAGGGGCTCAGAAGCGTGAGCGGGGCTGCCATGCCGGACGGTCTCCGTGAGTTTGATCCTTTTCCTGAACCCATCATCACCCCAACCACAAAGGCGGAAGCCGGTCATGATGAAGATATTTCTGCGGAGCAAATTGTGGCTTCCGGCCTGATTTCAGAACCCGTTTGGAAAAAAATTTCGCAGACGGCGCTGCAGCTTTTTGAAAGGGGGCGTAAAATCGCGGCTTCCCGCGGACTGATTTTAGCCGACACCAAATACGAATTCGGCTTTAATGGTCAGACGCTTACCCTTATCGATGAAATCCATACGCCGGATTCATCCCGCTATTTTTATCAGGAAGGTTTTGACGAACTGCGGGCAGCCGGAAAAGCACCCGTGCAGCTTTCCAAAGAATACATCAGAGAATGGTTGCGCGAAAATGGCTTTACTGGTCAGCCGGGCGAAGTTATGCCACAACTCCCTGATGAAATTCGACTGAATGTTTTCCAAAAATACGCCCGCCTGTATGAACAAATCACGGGCGAAGCCTTTACCCCGGTCATAACACCTGATTTTGACTATACGCTGGCAGCTGTTCTCAATAAATTTATGGCTTAA